A genome region from Rhodopseudomonas boonkerdii includes the following:
- a CDS encoding MarR family winged helix-turn-helix transcriptional regulator: MSAKKTTRGGAAHKPWPLEQRPGYLIRRLHQIHVALFQEACADFEMTPLQYSLLSALAARGTADQTSLAADIALDRTTTTGALKRLEARKLVERPISDDDRRARVCKLTSAGASLLNKIEGAARDAHRETLTPLSRTEQDLFLAMMQRIVADHAERTRDSEAPI, encoded by the coding sequence TTGTCTGCAAAGAAAACGACGCGCGGCGGTGCGGCGCACAAACCCTGGCCACTCGAACAGCGGCCGGGCTATCTGATCCGGCGGCTGCATCAGATCCACGTGGCTCTCTTTCAGGAAGCCTGCGCCGACTTCGAAATGACGCCGCTGCAATACAGTTTGCTGTCGGCGCTCGCGGCGCGAGGAACTGCCGATCAGACCAGTTTAGCCGCTGATATTGCTTTGGATCGGACCACGACCACGGGCGCGCTGAAGCGCCTGGAAGCCCGCAAACTGGTCGAGCGGCCGATAAGCGATGATGACCGGCGTGCGCGCGTTTGCAAGTTGACGTCGGCGGGCGCGTCGTTGCTGAACAAGATCGAGGGGGCGGCACGTGACGCCCATCGCGAGACGCTGACTCCGCTCAGCCGAACGGAACAGGACCTCTTTCTCGCGATGATGCAGCGCATCGTGGCTGATCATGCCGAGCGGACGCGTGATTCCGAGGCACCGATTTGA
- a CDS encoding FAD binding domain-containing protein, with protein sequence MKPAPFTYERPRDIGSALSVMTGAESSVKIIAGGQSLGPMLNLRLVAPDTILDITGIAELKRADVDGNELMLGACVTHADIEDGRVPDVTRGAMQRVAANIAYRAVRNRGTVGGSLSHADPSADWVSSLAALGASLSLRSTSGTRRVAMKDFILGALESVMESGEMLEAVHVPLMPSSARWGYVKSCRKTGEFAHAIGAVLIDPDAGKARIVIGAVEAAPIIVEQADELFGGTIDGGFASRFDARVADKLLAEAGMADSADRHIHVAVLRKAVAEAA encoded by the coding sequence ATGAAACCGGCTCCGTTCACCTATGAGCGCCCCCGCGACATTGGCTCCGCCCTGTCTGTGATGACCGGGGCCGAGAGCAGCGTCAAAATCATCGCCGGCGGTCAGTCGCTCGGGCCGATGCTTAATCTGCGTCTCGTTGCCCCCGACACTATTCTCGACATTACCGGCATCGCCGAACTGAAGCGGGCCGACGTTGATGGCAACGAACTCATGCTCGGCGCCTGCGTCACGCACGCGGATATCGAGGACGGCCGCGTTCCGGACGTCACCCGCGGCGCCATGCAGCGCGTAGCCGCTAACATTGCCTACCGCGCCGTGCGCAATCGCGGCACGGTGGGTGGCTCGCTCAGCCATGCCGATCCATCCGCTGACTGGGTCTCGTCGCTCGCGGCGCTCGGCGCGTCGCTGTCCTTACGCAGCACGAGCGGCACGCGCCGCGTGGCGATGAAAGACTTCATCCTCGGTGCGCTGGAAAGCGTAATGGAATCCGGCGAAATGTTGGAAGCCGTGCACGTCCCCCTGATGCCATCCTCGGCCCGCTGGGGTTATGTCAAGAGCTGCCGCAAGACAGGCGAGTTTGCCCATGCCATCGGCGCGGTGCTGATCGATCCCGATGCCGGCAAGGCCCGCATCGTGATCGGCGCCGTCGAGGCTGCTCCTATCATTGTTGAACAGGCCGACGAATTGTTCGGTGGCACGATCGACGGCGGGTTCGCGTCGCGCTTCGACGCGCGCGTTGCGGACAAACTGCTCGCAGAGGCCGGCATGGCCGATTCTGCCGACCGGCATATCCATGTCGCTGTGCTCCGCAAAGCCGTCGCGGAGGCCGCATGA
- a CDS encoding mandelate racemase/muconate lactonizing enzyme family protein, with product MKITAIKAVPISYRVPQGQNVRLGIGRAVKRDAVLVKVTTDEGLTGWGEAHHGRCPGAIAKLIDTTIAELVTGMDAMNVIGVWHRVYQMQLSSHGMGYAAAMALSGLDLALWDIRAKAAGWPLYKLLGGASKPIKAYAGGISLGWQAPESLAEEAQGYVAQGYRAVKLRVGDNPRDDVARATAVRKAVGDSIEILVDANTGYTLDDVRRVMPAYDDLQIGWLEEPFPALDYRSYQAAAAMGSTPLAAGENHFTRYEFNRLIEDRAVSFVQPDLSKTGGVTESMRIAGMTQAWKLSFNPHTSATGINMAATINVLTAVEDPGYFEGDVAKHNPFRDEVGGIPYKLDANGCVAPSEIPGLGVEIDEAFINAHPLIEGPCYV from the coding sequence ATGAAGATTACTGCGATCAAAGCCGTTCCAATCTCCTACCGCGTGCCGCAGGGCCAGAATGTGCGTCTCGGCATCGGCCGCGCTGTCAAGCGCGACGCCGTGCTGGTGAAGGTCACGACCGACGAAGGCCTCACCGGATGGGGTGAAGCCCATCACGGCCGCTGCCCCGGCGCCATCGCCAAGCTGATCGACACAACGATTGCTGAATTGGTCACCGGCATGGACGCCATGAACGTCATCGGCGTCTGGCACCGCGTCTATCAGATGCAGCTGTCGAGCCACGGCATGGGCTATGCCGCCGCCATGGCACTGAGTGGCCTCGACCTCGCTTTGTGGGATATCCGCGCCAAGGCGGCAGGCTGGCCGCTCTACAAACTGCTGGGCGGTGCGTCGAAGCCGATCAAGGCCTATGCCGGCGGCATCTCGCTTGGCTGGCAGGCGCCGGAGTCGCTCGCAGAAGAAGCACAGGGTTATGTGGCTCAGGGCTATCGCGCGGTGAAACTGCGCGTCGGCGATAATCCGCGTGACGACGTGGCGCGCGCCACTGCGGTGCGTAAGGCTGTCGGCGACAGCATCGAGATCCTGGTCGATGCCAATACCGGCTATACGCTCGACGATGTCCGCCGGGTGATGCCGGCTTATGACGACCTGCAGATCGGCTGGCTCGAAGAGCCCTTCCCGGCTCTCGATTATCGCTCATATCAGGCCGCTGCCGCGATGGGCTCGACGCCACTTGCGGCTGGCGAGAACCATTTCACCCGCTACGAATTCAACCGCCTCATCGAGGATCGCGCCGTCAGTTTCGTGCAGCCCGACCTGTCGAAGACCGGTGGCGTCACCGAGTCAATGCGCATCGCCGGCATGACCCAGGCCTGGAAGCTGTCGTTCAATCCGCACACTTCGGCGACGGGCATCAACATGGCTGCGACCATCAATGTGCTCACTGCTGTCGAGGACCCCGGTTACTTCGAGGGGGACGTCGCCAAGCACAATCCGTTCCGCGATGAAGTTGGAGGTATTCCCTACAAGCTAGATGCCAATGGCTGCGTCGCGCCGTCGGAAATTCCCGGCCTCGGCGTCGAGATCGACGAAGCCTTCATCAACGCCCACCCGCTGATCGAAGGACCATGCTATGTCTGA
- a CDS encoding hydroxyacid dehydrogenase, translating to MPELPTILLTNSMHADGEAILKPHANLITAPDTKPETLRAWAKEADGIIVRAKLPDDIVDHAPRLKGMVRHGVGLDFIPVDTATARGIAVANLPGSNTSAVAEYIMSALLHLRRPIHVMNALLRDRGWSAARATTDSFTELNGATLGILGVGTIGRRVAQIAKHGFCMKVIGTSRRKGALPADVEEVSLDQLFARSNALVICCSLTNETRGLVNAARIAQMKPDAVLINVSRGAVVENAPLIAALKTGKLGGAALDVFDIQPLPADDALFDCPNLLLTPHAAALTASSSRGMAVGAAEEMLRILRGEQPRNLVNPGHKAA from the coding sequence ATGCCTGAACTGCCCACCATCCTCCTCACTAATTCAATGCATGCCGATGGCGAGGCGATCCTCAAGCCACATGCAAACTTGATCACCGCACCCGACACCAAACCGGAAACGTTGCGCGCATGGGCGAAAGAGGCTGATGGCATCATCGTGCGTGCAAAACTGCCGGACGACATCGTCGATCATGCACCGCGTCTGAAAGGCATGGTTCGCCATGGCGTCGGGCTCGATTTCATTCCGGTCGATACGGCCACGGCACGCGGCATCGCCGTCGCCAACCTGCCCGGCAGCAACACGTCGGCGGTCGCTGAATACATCATGTCAGCCCTCCTGCATCTGCGTCGCCCCATCCATGTGATGAACGCACTGTTGCGGGACAGGGGTTGGAGCGCTGCGCGCGCAACAACCGACAGTTTTACCGAGCTGAATGGCGCCACGCTCGGGATTCTCGGCGTTGGCACGATCGGTCGCCGTGTCGCGCAAATCGCCAAGCACGGGTTCTGCATGAAGGTGATCGGAACGTCACGTCGCAAGGGCGCGCTGCCCGCCGATGTCGAGGAAGTCTCGCTCGACCAGCTGTTCGCACGCAGCAACGCGCTGGTGATCTGCTGTTCGCTGACGAACGAGACACGAGGGCTCGTCAATGCGGCACGCATCGCACAGATGAAGCCCGACGCCGTGCTGATCAACGTCTCGCGCGGCGCCGTGGTGGAGAATGCGCCGCTGATCGCTGCACTCAAAACCGGCAAGCTCGGTGGTGCAGCGCTGGATGTATTCGACATCCAGCCCCTGCCCGCCGATGACGCGCTGTTCGATTGCCCGAACCTGCTGCTGACGCCGCATGCGGCGGCGCTCACCGCCAGCAGCAGCCGTGGCATGGCCGTCGGCGCCGCCGAAGAAATGCTTCGTATCCTGCGCGGCGAACAGCCGCGCAATCTCGTCAATCCCGGTCACAAGGCAGCATGA
- a CDS encoding amidohydrolase/deacetylase family metallohydrolase: protein MSVTASYDILLRGGRVIDPAAGIDGMKDVAIRGGKIAAVQSDILPTSAREVIDVTGKLVLPGLIDTHGHVFQYVSGRFGMNPDMVGVQSGVTTLIDQGGPSCMTLPGFRHFIAEPAKSRVYAFLSAYLVGGLEGHFYPNLYSPDCVDIDATVKSAVANRDLVRGIKAHAEIGGFARWGIRVIEMAAEIGKRAELPVYVHFGQLWGLPESGTNGEDVDTILERVIPLLKEGDVLAHPFTRHPGGFVNREGEVHPVIQAAIDRGLKIDVGHGSHFSYRLAKKAIAAGIVPNTLGADIHGYNTEVPAPAGTPDEHEDDENHPFKGQAKFSLVQAMSSMMALGLTLEQVVPMVTANPAKMVGLSDKIGSLKVGMDADVSVISQIPGKFILRDNEDTKTVSDGLLQPAFCMRSGVRYDATAPILPQAVAA, encoded by the coding sequence ATGTCCGTTACTGCCTCTTACGACATCCTGCTGCGCGGTGGCCGGGTCATCGATCCGGCCGCCGGGATCGACGGCATGAAGGATGTCGCCATTCGGGGCGGCAAGATCGCCGCAGTGCAGTCCGACATTCTGCCCACCAGCGCACGAGAGGTCATCGATGTCACCGGCAAGCTGGTGCTGCCAGGCCTGATCGATACCCATGGTCACGTCTTTCAATATGTCTCTGGCCGCTTCGGCATGAATCCCGACATGGTCGGTGTGCAGTCGGGTGTTACAACGCTGATCGATCAGGGCGGTCCGTCCTGCATGACGCTGCCGGGCTTCCGACACTTCATCGCTGAACCCGCAAAATCCAGGGTTTACGCATTTCTCTCGGCCTATCTCGTTGGCGGGCTTGAAGGTCACTTCTATCCCAATCTCTATAGCCCCGATTGCGTCGATATCGATGCGACGGTGAAATCCGCCGTCGCCAATCGCGACCTCGTGCGCGGAATCAAGGCCCATGCCGAGATCGGCGGCTTCGCGCGCTGGGGCATCCGCGTGATCGAGATGGCGGCGGAAATCGGCAAGCGCGCCGAACTGCCGGTCTATGTGCATTTCGGCCAGTTGTGGGGCCTGCCGGAAAGCGGCACCAATGGTGAGGACGTCGATACGATCCTCGAGCGCGTGATCCCATTGCTCAAGGAAGGCGATGTGCTCGCGCACCCCTTCACACGACATCCCGGCGGCTTCGTCAACCGCGAGGGCGAGGTGCATCCGGTAATTCAGGCCGCCATCGATCGCGGCCTGAAGATCGATGTTGGCCACGGCAGTCATTTCTCCTATCGCCTCGCCAAGAAGGCGATCGCTGCCGGCATCGTGCCAAACACGCTCGGCGCCGACATCCACGGTTACAACACCGAAGTGCCCGCCCCCGCCGGGACGCCGGACGAGCACGAGGATGACGAGAACCATCCGTTCAAGGGGCAGGCCAAGTTCAGCCTCGTGCAGGCGATGAGCTCGATGATGGCGCTCGGCCTTACACTCGAACAGGTGGTTCCGATGGTGACCGCCAATCCAGCCAAGATGGTCGGCCTATCTGACAAGATCGGTTCACTGAAAGTTGGCATGGATGCCGACGTTTCGGTGATCTCGCAGATCCCCGGCAAGTTCATCCTGCGCGACAATGAAGACACCAAGACTGTCTCTGACGGCCTGCTGCAGCCAGCTTTCTGCATGCGCAGCGGCGTTCGCTACGACGCCACCGCCCCGATCCTGCCTCAGGCCGTCGCGGCCTGA
- a CDS encoding L-lactate permease produces the protein MLYLAWSLPALAVIGAIASGWAGTLPASLIGLATAFAVAMTTAPHLFSLVDAATALLRGAWIGWIVVPYILGGLLFWQMAIRTGNATMPVEETLRDDRARRRLLFTACYLIGPFAESATGFGIGIMGTMVLIRRLGLKPIELLAFSLISQTMIVWGAMGSGAVVGAAFARMDPTALALRTSGIYMIFNVLWLPIYWRMADRAGIGADWRERISEMLWLVGSLGLAIVATAYLGPEPAMLAAFGPAIVLRYLIDEQPDRTKLIVATRRMLPFTLLIGWLAATRLLPPLSQSLRTTWSIEPFAGAPIWAPLFHAGTWLLVAAILTGVLRGHRRALSSEIGAAWKTGRLAVLTIVIFSMMAELLSSSGIADGLARGMFSTFGVWSVTVTPMISAIFGALANSGNAANGLFMPSQLSLATEAGLDIAAVVALQHAAALSLNMVSPVRMSIVCNLAGTPGHERDAYRAMLPFIVVIIAVLLSLSILIATRII, from the coding sequence TTGCTGTACCTCGCCTGGTCATTGCCAGCGCTCGCGGTCATTGGCGCAATCGCCAGCGGATGGGCTGGAACGCTTCCCGCATCGTTGATCGGTCTCGCCACAGCATTTGCCGTGGCAATGACGACCGCGCCGCATCTATTCTCTCTCGTTGACGCCGCCACTGCCTTGTTGCGTGGCGCATGGATCGGCTGGATCGTCGTCCCCTATATTCTCGGTGGCCTGCTGTTCTGGCAGATGGCGATCAGGACCGGCAACGCAACGATGCCTGTCGAGGAGACGTTGCGGGATGACCGCGCACGACGACGCCTGTTGTTTACAGCCTGCTATCTCATCGGCCCGTTCGCGGAATCCGCCACGGGCTTCGGTATAGGCATCATGGGCACGATGGTGCTGATCCGCCGGCTCGGTCTCAAACCCATTGAATTACTTGCCTTCTCGCTGATCAGCCAGACCATGATCGTTTGGGGCGCCATGGGCAGCGGTGCGGTGGTCGGCGCCGCTTTCGCACGCATGGATCCGACCGCGCTCGCGCTGCGCACCAGCGGGATCTACATGATCTTCAATGTGCTCTGGCTGCCGATCTATTGGCGGATGGCCGATCGCGCCGGGATCGGTGCCGACTGGCGCGAACGTATCAGCGAAATGCTATGGCTCGTCGGCAGCCTGGGACTGGCCATCGTTGCAACCGCCTATCTCGGGCCGGAACCTGCGATGCTGGCGGCTTTCGGTCCGGCGATCGTGCTGCGCTACCTGATCGATGAACAGCCAGATCGCACCAAGCTCATCGTTGCAACACGGCGCATGCTGCCTTTCACGCTTCTCATCGGTTGGCTGGCAGCGACGCGGCTGTTGCCGCCGCTCAGTCAGAGCCTCCGAACCACATGGAGCATCGAGCCATTTGCCGGCGCCCCGATATGGGCACCGCTATTCCATGCCGGGACGTGGCTCCTCGTCGCGGCCATCCTGACTGGTGTTTTGCGCGGCCATCGGCGTGCCCTTTCAAGCGAGATCGGCGCGGCCTGGAAGACCGGTCGTCTCGCGGTCCTAACCATTGTCATCTTCTCGATGATGGCCGAGCTGCTGTCGAGCTCGGGGATCGCTGACGGGCTGGCGCGCGGTATGTTCAGCACATTTGGCGTCTGGTCGGTGACGGTGACGCCGATGATCTCAGCGATCTTCGGCGCACTTGCCAATAGCGGCAATGCCGCCAATGGACTATTCATGCCTTCCCAACTCAGCCTGGCGACCGAGGCAGGACTCGACATCGCCGCCGTCGTTGCGCTCCAGCATGCCGCAGCGCTGTCCCTCAACATGGTCTCGCCGGTGCGGATGTCGATCGTCTGCAATCTCGCCGGCACGCCCGGCCACGAGCGCGACGCCTATCGCGCGATGCTGCCCTTCATTGTGGTGATCATCGCGGTGCTGTTGTCGCTCTCGATCCTGATCGCGACCAGGATCATCTGA
- a CDS encoding Bug family tripartite tricarboxylate transporter substrate binding protein, whose protein sequence is MSDTRQVEVVLRAQRFVHFACRALVLLLVGTACAHAQATPPANEVYPSKTIKYIVPYPPGGFNDTLGRIFSQKLQESLGVPVVVENRPGGGTLIGTEAVAKAAPDGYTLLGVAFPFGANPSIYKNLPYDTVKDFTPIIFAGQTPNLLVVKPSLPINSVKELIDYTRQNPGKVTYGSTGIGSSNHLSMELFKSMAGVDIVHVPYKGSAPMVNDMLGGHIDVAFDNTPNVLPQVNGGKLRALGVSSRERTALAPEISPVSDAGVPGYEVNVWFGVVGPAGMPEDIVRKLNTKMNAILEQEDVRRRFLDQGVEPVGGRPAAFSQQIKTEIDKWAKVVKDAGIKPE, encoded by the coding sequence ATGTCTGACACGCGTCAGGTGGAAGTCGTACTGCGCGCCCAGCGTTTCGTTCACTTCGCCTGTCGCGCGCTCGTCCTCCTGCTGGTCGGGACCGCCTGCGCACACGCGCAGGCCACCCCGCCGGCGAACGAAGTCTATCCCAGCAAGACGATCAAATATATCGTCCCCTATCCGCCCGGCGGCTTCAACGACACGCTCGGGCGAATTTTCTCGCAGAAACTTCAGGAGTCTCTGGGCGTCCCTGTGGTGGTCGAAAACCGGCCCGGCGGCGGGACCCTGATCGGCACCGAGGCCGTCGCCAAGGCAGCGCCCGACGGCTACACTTTGCTCGGCGTTGCCTTTCCGTTCGGCGCCAATCCCAGCATCTACAAGAACCTGCCCTATGACACGGTGAAGGATTTCACGCCGATCATCTTCGCCGGACAGACACCAAATCTCTTGGTGGTGAAGCCGTCGCTGCCCATCAATTCCGTCAAGGAGCTGATCGACTATACACGCCAGAACCCGGGCAAGGTGACCTACGGTTCAACGGGGATCGGCTCATCCAATCACCTGTCCATGGAGCTGTTCAAAAGTATGGCGGGTGTCGACATCGTCCACGTGCCCTACAAAGGCAGCGCGCCGATGGTGAACGACATGCTCGGCGGCCATATCGACGTCGCTTTCGACAATACTCCGAATGTGCTGCCACAGGTGAATGGCGGCAAGCTGCGCGCTCTCGGCGTCAGCAGCAGGGAACGCACCGCACTTGCGCCGGAGATCTCACCTGTCTCAGATGCCGGCGTCCCCGGTTATGAGGTCAATGTCTGGTTCGGCGTCGTCGGCCCGGCGGGAATGCCTGAGGACATCGTCCGGAAACTCAATACAAAAATGAATGCAATCCTCGAGCAGGAGGATGTCCGACGCCGCTTCCTCGATCAGGGTGTCGAGCCCGTTGGCGGAAGGCCCGCCGCCTTCTCGCAGCAGATCAAGACCGAGATCGACAAATGGGCGAAGGTCGTCAAGGACGCCGGAATCAAACCGGAATAG
- a CDS encoding xanthine dehydrogenase family protein molybdopterin-binding subunit: MRNERDIAPASPASPQGVGARVPRKEDDRLMRGRGQFVGDIRLAGLQDVAFVRSPLAHARIKGIHVPERYRDVVFTADDLIGVKPIRAVTSLTGFKVSDQPILATGKVRQVGELIAMCVAPTRAEAEDIAASVTLDLEELPAVYDMRKALEPGAPLVHEHWGDNVFLESFFETNIDSAFDAPIKVTREISTARQCMSPLEGRGVVATYDHRLDQLTLYSGSQMPHIVRNGLSDCLEMDQGQIRIVSPDVGGGFGHKGILLPEEVCLSWLTMKRGFPVRWIEDRREHLTAAANCREHFYKITVYADRDGTLRGIDCEALVDSGAYSSYPFSACLEAAQVVSILPGPYKMPAYRCRTYSVATNKCPILPYRGVARTGVCFALELMLDLVAVEAGLEPGDVRLRNLPGPEQMPFDNITKKHFDSGDYPEAMRRALAQINIEAIRARQRKGEDDGRLIGVGLSIYCEQAAHGTSVYSGWGIPMVPGHEQATARMTPDGGLELRVGVHSHGQGMETTMAQVAHELLGIDLAKIRLVHGDTTMTPYSTGTWGSRAMVMAGGAVATACHELADRARKIGAKLLQVDEASVVLADGEIRGPNGSVSLQEIAHTWYRRPQDLPGDVDPAGLEATSGYKPKRDTGTFSYAAHAVTVAVDPDLGDVEILDYAIVEDGGVLVNPMIVDGQIYGGLAQGIGTALYEEMPFDRTGQPLNTTLADYVLPGPTEVPEPWLDHMETPSPYTKFGVKGIGEGGAIAPPAAIGNAVNDALRGLGAEMLHSPITPKRIVEAILAARDAERSAA, translated from the coding sequence ATGCGCAACGAGCGAGACATCGCGCCAGCCAGCCCTGCTTCCCCGCAAGGAGTAGGCGCGCGCGTGCCCCGCAAGGAGGATGATCGTCTGATGCGCGGCCGCGGACAGTTCGTCGGAGATATCCGCTTGGCCGGGCTACAGGACGTCGCCTTCGTGCGCAGCCCTCTCGCCCATGCCCGCATCAAGGGCATCCATGTTCCCGAACGCTATCGCGACGTGGTGTTCACCGCCGACGACCTGATCGGCGTCAAACCGATCCGGGCCGTAACATCGCTGACCGGCTTCAAGGTCTCCGACCAACCGATCCTTGCCACCGGAAAAGTGCGTCAGGTCGGCGAGCTGATCGCCATGTGCGTCGCGCCGACGCGTGCGGAGGCGGAAGACATTGCTGCCTCCGTCACGCTCGATCTCGAAGAACTCCCCGCTGTGTACGACATGCGCAAGGCGCTGGAGCCCGGCGCACCGCTGGTGCATGAGCATTGGGGCGACAATGTCTTTCTCGAAAGCTTCTTCGAGACCAATATCGATTCCGCTTTCGACGCCCCGATCAAGGTGACACGTGAAATCTCGACCGCACGGCAATGCATGTCGCCGCTGGAAGGTCGTGGTGTCGTCGCCACGTACGATCATCGCCTCGATCAGCTTACGCTCTACTCGGGCAGCCAGATGCCCCATATCGTGCGCAACGGCCTGTCCGACTGCCTTGAGATGGATCAAGGACAGATCCGTATCGTCTCGCCGGACGTGGGCGGCGGTTTCGGTCACAAGGGAATTCTGCTGCCGGAAGAAGTGTGCTTGTCCTGGCTGACCATGAAGCGCGGCTTCCCGGTGCGCTGGATCGAAGATCGCCGCGAGCACCTGACGGCCGCTGCAAATTGTCGCGAGCATTTCTACAAGATCACCGTCTATGCCGATCGTGACGGCACGCTGCGCGGTATCGATTGCGAGGCGCTGGTCGATTCCGGCGCCTACTCATCCTATCCATTCTCGGCCTGCCTCGAAGCCGCACAGGTCGTCAGCATCCTGCCCGGTCCCTACAAGATGCCGGCCTACCGTTGCCGCACCTATTCGGTGGCGACCAATAAGTGCCCCATCCTGCCCTATCGCGGCGTGGCACGTACCGGCGTCTGCTTCGCGCTCGAATTGATGCTCGATCTGGTTGCCGTGGAGGCTGGCCTTGAACCCGGCGATGTGCGCCTGCGCAACCTGCCTGGGCCCGAGCAGATGCCATTCGACAACATCACGAAGAAGCATTTCGACAGCGGCGACTATCCTGAAGCGATGCGACGCGCGCTTGCGCAGATCAATATCGAGGCTATCCGCGCGCGCCAACGCAAGGGCGAAGACGATGGACGCCTGATCGGCGTCGGCCTGTCGATCTACTGCGAACAAGCCGCGCATGGAACGTCCGTCTATTCCGGCTGGGGCATTCCCATGGTGCCCGGTCACGAACAGGCAACGGCGCGCATGACCCCGGATGGTGGTCTCGAATTGCGCGTCGGCGTGCATTCACATGGCCAGGGTATGGAAACCACCATGGCGCAGGTTGCCCATGAATTGCTCGGCATCGACCTTGCCAAGATTCGCCTCGTGCATGGCGACACCACTATGACTCCTTATTCGACAGGCACCTGGGGCTCGCGCGCGATGGTGATGGCCGGCGGCGCGGTTGCTACCGCCTGCCACGAACTCGCGGATCGTGCGAGGAAGATCGGCGCCAAGCTGCTGCAGGTGGACGAAGCCAGCGTTGTGCTGGCAGACGGCGAAATCCGCGGGCCGAACGGCAGCGTGTCGCTGCAGGAAATCGCTCACACTTGGTATCGCCGCCCGCAGGACCTGCCGGGCGATGTCGATCCCGCCGGGCTAGAAGCCACGTCCGGTTACAAGCCGAAGCGCGACACCGGCACATTCAGCTACGCTGCCCACGCCGTGACTGTCGCCGTAGACCCCGATCTCGGCGACGTCGAAATACTCGACTACGCCATCGTTGAAGACGGCGGCGTGCTGGTCAATCCGATGATCGTGGACGGCCAGATCTATGGCGGCCTTGCGCAGGGCATCGGTACGGCACTCTATGAGGAAATGCCGTTCGACCGCACCGGTCAGCCGCTCAATACCACCCTCGCCGATTATGTCCTGCCCGGTCCGACCGAAGTGCCGGAGCCCTGGCTCGATCACATGGAGACGCCGTCGCCTTATACCAAGTTCGGCGTCAAGGGGATCGGCGAAGGCGGCGCCATCGCGCCGCCAGCAGCAATCGGCAATGCGGTCAACGACGCGTTGCGCGGGCTCGGAGCTGAAATGCTGCATTCCCCGATCACGCCAAAGCGGATCGTCGAGGCCATTCTCGCAGCGCGGGATGCAGAAAGGTCGGCAGCATGA